A genomic window from Silene latifolia isolate original U9 population chromosome Y, ASM4854445v1, whole genome shotgun sequence includes:
- the LOC141632828 gene encoding uncharacterized protein LOC141632828, whose protein sequence is MGMSAKNSATARPLMTFKATYLRSNTESIKVHFAKRPFKTGLKKILATYIPCQPLDDSFYWKFSKHGVYTVKSGYYVAKALSDGPTTGADRSRMLPTIVAFCKSKLWKLPISNKLRVFLWKFMANALPVGSEFLKRKMSWRSSCTLCDGLPTCVESISHLFRDCSFAKALWFGCPLGIRITGGVDIDVRIWIINWIKYFLTGPDPTSLLFPLIATLWRIWCCRNDMVFRSRRPWPMGALNSILGDIGCMNAAVCNKDDCLLQASLLDFSSDFELAKRIRNSFPFWIVGGPMCGNVCTVKCDAAWRADRSSGMGWCLLDGDGILRNSAKARSFASSALQAEGQAAIQALKWALEEGYLHVRLVTDCLVLVLQVAGADKPIASLSCIIQDIKSITSSFHCCSLSFCPRGVNRIAHNLAQEALL, encoded by the exons ATGGGGatgtctgcgaagaattcggctacTGCTCGTCCTTTAATGACCTTCAAAgctacatatttgagatcgaacactgagagcatcaaagtccatttTGCCAAACGTCCATTTAAGACTG gcttaaagaaaATCCTTGCAACTTATATTCCGTGTCAACCCTTGGATGACTCCTTCTATTGGAAATTTTCTAAGCATGGTGTCTACACTGTCAAGTCGGGTTACTATGTTGCTAAGGCCTTATCTGATGGACCTACCACGGGTGCTGACCGTTCTAGAATGCTTCCTACCATTGTGGCCTTCTGCAAATCAAAGTTGTGGAAGTTGCCTATCTCTAACAAGCTAAGGGtgtttttatggaaatttatggctAATGCCCTTCCTGTGGGGTCTGAATTTCTCAAACGCAAGATGAGTTGGCGCTCCTCTTGTACTCTCTGCGATGGCTTACCTACTTGTGTGGAATCTATCTCTCACCTTTTCAGAGATTGTAGCTTTGCAAAAGCTCTTTGGTTTGGCTGTCCTTTAGGAATTAGAATCACTGGGGGGGTGGATATTGATGTCAGGATTTGGATCATTAACTGGATCAAGTATTTCTTAACTGGCCCAGATCCTACCTCCCTCCTTTTTCCCCTTATCGCTACCCTTTGGAGAATTTGGTGTTGTAGGAATGACATGGTCTTCAGGAGTCGTCGCCCTTGGCCTATGGGTGCCCTCAACTCTATTCTTGGTGACATTGGGTGTATGAATGCGGCTGTGTGCAATAAGGATGATTGCCTCCTTCAAGCGTCTTTGTTGGACTTCTCTTCTGATTTTGAACTAGCAAAGAGAATCAGAAACTCTTTTCCCTTTTGGATTGTTGGGGGACCTATGTGCGGAAATGTTTGTACTGTTAAGTGTGATGCTGCATGGAGGGCTGATAGAAGTTCTGGCATGGGGTGGTGCTTGTTGGACGGTGATGGGATTTTAAGGAATTCTGCGAAGGCTCGCTCGTTTGCCTCTTCTGCCCTCCAAGCTGAAGGTCAGGCTGCAATCCAGGCGCTAAAATGGGCCTTGGAGGAAGGGTATCTTCACGTCAGACTGGTTACGGATTGTCTTGTCTTGGTTTTGCAGGTGGCCGGAGCGGATAAGCCTATTGCGTCTCTTTCTTGCATTATCCAGGATATTAAATCTATTACGTCTAGTTTTCACTGTTGCTCTCTTAGCTTCTGTCCTAGGGGAGTGAATAGGATAGCTCATAATCTTGCCCAGGAAGCTCTATTGTAA